Within Bacteroidota bacterium, the genomic segment TTCGATAGCTTTCCATAAAAGATGTCCTGTGGCAAAAATGCTAACATCTGAACCCTCCAACATTTTTACTGCTTTTCCAATTTCAAATTTTTGATTTTCATCGGTAAAATTCGGGACACCTGGTCTTCCAAATCGAAGATATACCGGACCTTCGAGATCTGCAATTGCAATAGTTGCAGCTTTTGTTTGATTAAAATCGGCAGGATTTATCACTGTCATATTTGGCAACATTTTCATCAAGCCAATATCTTCAAGAGTTTGATGAGTAGCTCCATCTTCGCCAAGTGTAAGCCCGGCATGAGAGGCACAAATTTTCACATTCTTGTTCGAATATGCTATCGACTGTCGAATTTGATCGTAAACTCTGCCGGTAGAGAAATTTGCAAAAGTCCCTGTAAAAGGAATTTTCCCTCCAATAGTCATTCCGGCAGCAATACCCATCATGTTTGCTTCGGCTATTCCAATTTGGAAAAATCTATCGGGAAAACTTTCTGCAAATTTATTCATCTTTAAAGAGCCGGTCAAGTCGGCACAAAGAGCAACAATATTTTTATTAGATTTTCCGAGTTCGTGCAAAGCTTCGCCAAATCCGTCTCGTGTCGATTTTTTTTCAGTAAATGAATATTTTTTCATAATGTCTTAAGGTATCAATTTTCAGAATTTCAATAACTTATAAAATAAATTATCAATATCTATTTATTATACTTTTCGTAATTTTCAATGAACTCTTCGATTTTTTCTACATCAATTCTTTTTGCAATAATTTTTTTACTCTTGTCGAGCAAATAGATTACTGGTGTACTATAAATATCATAATTATTTCTGAAATTAGACCAACCATATGGATCATAAGCATTTATCCAATCAGTTATTGCATTTTTTTCAATAAATTCTACCCATTCATCTTTTTCTTTTACTTGAGTAAAAATTGCAATCACTTCTACACTTTTATTTGCATCAAAAAGTCGCGAATATACTTCGTGAAGTTTAGGAATGAGTTTCTTGCAATGACCGCAGCCCGGTTCCCAAAATGCAATAATTGTATATTTAGTATCAATTCCGTGAAGTGTAACTACTTTATTATCGTATGTAATAAGTTTCATATCTGAAGCAATTTTTCCAATTATGTTTGGAGAAATCTTCTCAACTCGTTCTCGAATTTTTGCAAGATGCGTTGAGTCCGCCCAAAAAGCCTCGCCAGACAAATAGTATGATTCT encodes:
- a CDS encoding transketolase family protein, which translates into the protein MKKYSFTEKKSTRDGFGEALHELGKSNKNIVALCADLTGSLKMNKFAESFPDRFFQIGIAEANMMGIAAGMTIGGKIPFTGTFANFSTGRVYDQIRQSIAYSNKNVKICASHAGLTLGEDGATHQTLEDIGLMKMLPNMTVINPADFNQTKAATIAIADLEGPVYLRFGRPGVPNFTDENQKFEIGKAVKMLEGSDVSIFATGHLLWKAIEAYEELNKKGISAEIINIHTIKPLDTHAILESVKKTKAVVVAEEHLMNGGLGDSIAQFLCGNCPLPVEFVAVDDKFGESGTPNDLLKKYGLEAQNIVEAAEKVLSRK